Part of the Hevea brasiliensis isolate MT/VB/25A 57/8 chromosome 16, ASM3005281v1, whole genome shotgun sequence genome is shown below.
tctaatactctcaacataccacattttgcattctaaagttgtgggtattggttaccaataccatttctaagcttagtgttaattattcataattttcagatttcaagccttatatttactgttccattggtcatttatacagtaggaatttggcaaagttgtcttaatgaaagttgttccttattttgtctaattacattttcttttttgaatcactcaatttggagtgttgtagctcaagttatggcctaaacaccataactggccggattagacaaaatccaaaattctgggcaaaactggttctactagatttggtaacctaagtttggttggcaatttgactaggttatggtcagaatttggatttatgtttttcataaaagttgtaggtctatgtctcagctttgtgctggtaaaatttcaggtcaattggacctttctacactgagttataaccaaatgaataaatactgtttatttagtcatgttgcccaggcagaatgcaagtcacccagattagggcaatttttaggccaacttggtttggtttttggggcaaggtttcttcaccaaagttgtgccattatgtgtctagtttcatgtccaattggccttgcactaattgaacctatacaactccatttatggctgcccaaatctgctggactcataaCTAGTCCTGCAGGTTACCAAGGCTAGCATGCCTAAGttaaactccaacatccttactcactttaattcctcctcacacacattcaaatggtcactaattgaccattacaatgttcatataccattacatgaacaaaccctaattttgtttaagtctccaagttctcaaagtttaatttatgcattaaacttacaatttcaagttagatcatgttcttaaacatgaattgagtgagagagagaataaattgggcactaaccttgatttagctaatttccaaagcttgagaacttctCTTTTCCTCATTCTTTTTGTTGTCCaaaacttgctctaggtgtaaggaaaatttttaatgaatggagcaagggattttatggtgtaaaatggtgggaaaggaagcttggttgGGATGGAAATGGTGGAGTCTCTTTGGTGAATCGTCACGCCAAGGAAGAAGATGGGTAAGGGATGCagatttctttttttcatttttgtctcatttatcccattttaatgagtttgcttaattgtgattggtggagagttaTTTAATtactcatgtgatgtcaaaagtcccaatTTTttcagttttcttttcttttcttttctacttaatttcaattcaatttttagcaatatttattcacattttatgttataaaaattatttatttaactggaaaagttggccaaaaatcacctctgaaggcgaaatgaccaaaatgccctccgtttggcttaacagaccaaaattgtctgtaccgattgaaaaaaattttctaagcattttcttggcattctaatgccatagaaatctcaatgacccttctctggagtttcaaaaattattttatgaatttttccccaggtctaaggctcctagttgcgagaaccgcaacttcctactaagtTACCCATAGCTTGGGCACCAACTCATTtatcttggttgtattttatttctaaaattttttctaaatttttcttattaatatttgagttaattatgattcctcactttagtttaaatatttttccggacgttctaactgtccggaccgacactggtcaccggaacagtagaatgtacggagttactacagggagggtgttacaacaattCTAGCTCGCTTAGATCCTCCCCAATACTCATCAATGGTGCCTTTGATAAGGAAAAATCTATCCTTCCATTTCTTTAAGGACAAAGGAAGATTGGAGAATAAACCCATCCCCTTCCAAGCATGGAGGTGCCAGTACTCTTCATTCTCCTTCTTGTTCATATGGAATAACACTACAAATATCCAAGCTGAAGCATGCAGTCTTTTTCTCTGGCATAAAGCTCAAAAAATCAAAAGCAACCTCCATGAGTTCGGATGCATCTGAGGGATAGACAGCTGGTAATATTGAAGGACTTCAACATCAAAGGGATTAAGCAGAAGTCTTAAGCCTGATTTTAGTTGTTCTTCGTATATAGCTATACGGATGGAATGAAGAAATGTACCGTCCACTCACCCTTTCCTTCTGGATAGTGATACTCAGTATTTCTCTTTGTTGATCTCATATGTGTTGCTGATGCCAAGTAGATCCCAACTATTAAGACAAGAGATAGTCTCGGTTACCCTAGAAGAAGTGCTCAGAGTAGTGGTGCTTGCACCTATGTTTCGAGCACAAATAGCCTCAGTGACAATTGCAGGTTTAGAAACACTAGTGATAGATGGTTGTGATGACCCGGTCACCTCAGTAGCACCTTTTATATGATGACTTAGTCATCAGAATCTGAAAACAACAATTGGGTACTTAAATCTTCACTATACAAGACCACCAGAGATGGCGGAGTGGCATTATAGCCCCTCTCCTCACTCATTTCGACAGAAAACAAAGGGATAGAAGGAAAAGAACATAAAATTTAAAGTTCTGAGAAAATAGGTTTGCCAGAGCAAGGTTCAAAATTTGGAAAGAGCGAAACCAAAACAGAGAGCAACAAAAGCAAAAGTGatgaaaatggaaaaaaaaaagaagaaaataagaCTATTCATATCAAAAGTGTGAAGACATTACATGCAGAGTTTCAAAAGTTTAGCTGCCAAAACTCCTATCAGGATGCTTTTTGGCATTCTCAAAATAATTTTGATGCTTAGTTGCCTTATAGAAGAGATGCAACATGAAACTCGCACCCGAGAGCTGTTCTCAAGTCATGCCACAATTAATTTCGAATCAAACGATTCAAGGACATTCTTTACAAGGAGATCGAATGAATAGTACCTGAACCTAAAGATTTGTAAAGACTTGATGGGGGGACTAATATACCACTTGCCCAAAATGCCAGTCAAATAGTTAGCGCTGGGATAAAGAGTCCAACAGTGCTTAGTCAAATATTCAGACCGAGCAGAAGATTGCTTAGGTAGTCCAGACAGAACAGAATGGCACTCGAGCAACCTAAACTGAGTAGAAgactgttaaaaaaaaaaaagaacagagTGACAATGCTTACCCAGTAAGTTAAGCATCAATTCTACCGAGCGTCAACAATGCCAATAATGATAAGTCCAGATCTTGAGGATGGAATCTTGGGATATTAACCTAATATCCAAGATTCATGCAATTTACGTAGAGAGCTATAACAGTTACTTAGCTCTTTAGTCTATAAATATGAGAAATAACCATTAATTAGGTACACTTAATCTgctaaatttttaactgaagtccATATTCATACTTTCTCTATTCTCAATCAACATATCTATCTTAAGCGTCGGAGTGACTAGCCAAAAGGTCACCGGCCTCACTACTTTCTTATTTTACAGGCTCACATGGCATTTGAGCTGGTCATCAAAGGCTCAAAGTAGCATCATCTAGtgtctttttaattagttttccccgtaattttttttattattcttatTAGTTAATTTCAATTGtgattaattttaattcatttttagtCTTAACTTCCTTTTACGctcttaaattcaatttaatttggtagtcTAGATAttgaaaaaattaacaaaaattttaATAGTTAAAGACAATTCTTGAAAAAAAAAGATACTTTACTCTTCAGTGTATTATTTATACAAATCCATATACTTGTAGACGCATATCAATTTCATTGATCTAGTGCACCAAATCATGTTTGTGACATGGTATACCAGGACTATGCAATAATCTCCCCACACTCTAAATCTCAAATATACTTTTCTTTGTTTCAATTGTGTGCGCATTAAAGCCAACAGTTGGACTTTTATTTTCAGCTTTAAAAACCACCAAAACGAGGCCATTGAGCTACGCATAAAGAAACACGTTCACAGCAGTTTCTCCTAGAAATAACTTCTTCTCTTTACAGCAGATATACGTGGCCTCCTCTTTTGAGTGCCTGAGGAAAAGAAATTACAAGTCATCACATTTTTTTAAGGAGTTTGGTATAGAGATTAGcttatgtcccaaaatatgtccaagaggggggtgaattggactttaaaaaacaattttcgattcttgctcaaaacctttgaaaattgcagctaggttcaactaaattgactgatgtgaaaaatgaacaatatagctctattgacaagttaactcaaggttaagctatatgcaatcagtatactgatataacagactatattagcattcagtaaatatatcagtAATCTGGATAAATTTTTAACACAGCAACCAGAGCAGAATACCAGATATACTAACTGACAGCAGATTAAACAACAAGCAGATTATATCAGATATCGTGATTTAGCAAGAACTGTTTTTCTCAGATAGCATCAAAATCAACAGCATATGATATCATTTTTCATATCAGCAAcagcatatcaatcataaagctaaattgcataaatgtaaagagcaagggttgagaaaatgaacactgaaatttttatagtggttcggctttaactagcctacatccactctctcaaagatcccactttgagtcttcacttcactattcttctcttttaaaggcaagagacaaaagccctttacaaatcttctcaccaaagcttttacaagtagcttcacacttctaccaagtgttatcccaaacacttttcacaaccaagcttcaataggtgcttgaatgacctcttataaataataataatgtgtttaagactcactctcactcaatacaacagaatctataaagaagagttgagtaaataagccaatgaagagcaataaatcactttgagcactttgaatgaaagcttttatgattttgaacagtagagggactttcattaagtgcaaaatggccaaaggaaggtgtatttatagctttggaacgttttttactgttgtagaactcatttgaacattacagatacgaatttcaagaaaatagccgttattttatcattttctgcgatgttgtgcagagttgaaacagttagcatacttgagaaaatagcaaaccagttagcatactaaaataagtagcaaaccagttagcataccaggaaaacttttctgcataactttcaaaactataaaactttacaccaaatcatagtcaaacattTTTTAGGCCAATAAAGATATTTAACacgaaaatcttttgagggattgaaaataagcatcattgacttttactcctcaattcttttcacaaccaattctagaaattaaaactaacttctatactagatgtaccttcaaatctgatttttcaaTGCaaccttggaaggtaaccttttcttcttttatctcctttgattcgtcatgtgttatccttagaatgtcatcctttcttcaagagcacgaatccatcatgaaatccttagTCTTtttcacaacacttaaaacaatgttagtttgattctagttgagttttggtatcatcaaaatctatgctcctttgagcttatggggtcaacaatctccccctttttgatgatgacaaaactcaattgaatcaccatgtaaGTATTGATAAGTGTGAGTATATGTATGAATGTAtatgtgagaataactccccctatgtatgtgcttatattaacaattaatcacaaataactcccccttaataatttcaatgaaatattcataagcattttcttaaggagtcaagtgtgactaaagatactaactaaatatgcacaatatgcaCATTAATCACAAATtgtatatcattcacaagttatatcaacaatatgcacaccataaagttatatcaacaatatactattcacaaactatatcaaccatgagtaatcacaaactatatcaaccacaagtaatatcaacaagattactcattcattacttttctccccctttttgtcagcatcaaagaATATGGGAGAAATCATGCATGTCAAAAATCAGTCTAAATGCAGTAAAGAAAACATTCAAAATAGTaactgatatagcaaactaatttaaagttcagaaaaaccaaaagtagcaaactaggtagcaaactaacagacagactgttagacaaaattcaatCAAGATTCATTTTATCCTTTCAGCCTAGAACTTCTTCTTATTGGTTTTGGAGCAGCCATTTTCAGCTTTTTGGGCTTGACAGGTTTGTCACTCAAGGTTTGAAGAATTGCAGTAGCCAATTCAGTTCCGGGTGTCAAAGGAACAATAGGCCCAGCTGCTAACTCAGTGATAGCAGTAGTACCAGACTCAGCTGTagactttttgccagttttagcCTTTTTGCCAGAGGGTTTACCAGTTTGCTCTTTCTGCTTACTGCTTTGTTCCTTTGGAGCTGTTTTTCCTTTTCCATTTGCAGGAGCAGCAGGAGCAGGAGTCTCTGGTTCTGTCTCAGACTCTGAGTCACTCATATCCTTCCCACTATcttc
Proteins encoded:
- the LOC131174590 gene encoding uncharacterized protein LOC131174590, translating into MARDKGKGKAKIPTYSSSDSTDASIPASPPPQKDAPLVIGKSKETPKKRTSEPVQEKGTKKKKTSKAPVVHMERAIHELSKEDSGKDMSDSESETEPETPAPAAPANGKGKTAPKEQSSKQKEQTGKPSGKKAKTGKKSTAESGTTAITELAAGPIVPLTPGTELATAILQTLSDKPVKPKKLKMAAPKPIRRSSRLKG